The genome window CTTGCTCGATCAGTGAGCTTGCTCGAAAATTTGTGACTGAAGAAATCCAATCGAGCTCCAGCTGCGGCAAGCTTGGCAGGGTCAAGCGGCCTCAGCGGCTTGCTTGAAACTGCCCTCTTCTGAACAATTCACTGCAATTAggtggtgtttggtttgtgGGAAATGAGGGGTGGGATAAGGAAATAGGGGTGGGATAGATTTAAACCCATGTTTGGATAAAGGGAATGGGATATGCAGTTGGATAGGGAATGGGATATCAGCATCTCGTATCCCACCGATCTAAACCTGACGGGGAGGGTGGGTTACGGGTGGGAAATGATCTCTCTCACCTTCTGCCGTCGTCTATTCTCCAGCACCCTGCGCTGGAGCACCAGCGAGGAGACCTGCCGCCATAGCTGCTGGTAGATCCACAACAGCGCTCAAAGCCCGTCATCAATGTCCACCGCGCCCCAAGCCTAATGATCGCTCGGAGCTCGTCGTCTTCGGGGCCATGCGAGGGCGCTCGCCGTCAAAGCCATGGGAGGCCGCTCACCTTCAGAGTTGCAGCTGAGCCGCAGCGGAGCATGGATTTCATGTGTTTGGACAAGGATGGATGTGGATCTCATCGATTCAATTTTGGATTGGGTGTTGACAGGATCTGGATGAATGTCGTCGGCAATTGCTGTTACTGCCATATCTCCTCGCCTAAGGCGGCGGATCACACTTGACGCAGGCCAGGAGCCATGCGGTCTCTCCGTCCAAGGCACTGCGTCAAACTCGCGAGAGGCACTCCTGGGCTCTTGGCTTGGTAAGGATAGAAGCGGGCGTTCTGACTTGGTAGATTGGTGTAGTGCTTTCggttgcaaaaaaagaaaagaaaagaaaataggaGTATACCCCAATCCCTAACCATGTAAATTCGAACAAAGGAAtgggtttaaaacctatttctCCATCCTAAACCCACTGCTTCTTATCCCTGTATATTTACCAATCCCATTCCAAATAACTATCCAAACGCCACCTTAGAATAGTAGTCGGACTGTTTAGATAAACAATACAAGCAGTTCATGACTACCCTTTCCTTTGGGCACTCTCCTTTGCGATTACTGGAAGGGAAAGCGGTGTAACAGTCGAGAAACCATCAAATCATATTCGACGAAAAAGAATTTTACATTACAAGTAACGACCGTATTTTGACATGAAGGGAACAATGCAAATGAGGCTGGAAACAAAGGAGAACATTCAATTCTTATTGATACTGGATGGTTCGGATAAACCAGTACAAATCAGGAAAAATCATATTAGAGGAAATTGAGCTAAAGCTTTCGCAGTGATAAAACCCTATAGTTGTCGAAGCAAGAATACATATGGGATTTGGCCATAGAACAGGATGCAGATTATAAGGGCATCATCAGATCTCCTTGAACACAGCAAAGAGGTCCCCGTGGATGTAGTCGTTGTCCACAAGGCTGACCAAATAGTAGCCCTTCTGAACCTGAATGAGAACAGAAAAGAAATTGTTAGAGACTGCATTTCAGAGAGATGAATAAtatgtacatatttattttGCTAGCGTCTTTTGCAGGCATTGGTGTATCTCAGTAAAATCAATGATTTGAAGTATCTACATAAACTCAAGCACAGATGACAGTTCAAATACAGATGCCATTTCAGACAAGTGATGCAAGATGCCCTCCGTCATGCAAATTCTTGCAGAAAGTGAATTATAGCCTCATAGGTTTCTAGTGAAGAAGTACCTTCTCTAGTAGTTCCCTAGATGAGTCGCCCTCAGGGAACAGGCTAGCCCATCCCCTTGTCCAGATTTCAAATGCTTCGTCTTTCCAAACCATAAAGCTTGCCGAATCAACTACGGTGGGCTGGATAATCTCCTTGCCAGGGAAAACACCCCATGTGACAGCATTCACGGCGTTCACAGGAACGTTCAAGAATGATTCTCCTTCCTTGTTCACAGCAATGTATGTGAGGGATGGGAATTCTTTGCTCTTCTCAACTAGCTGGTCCAATTTCTCTTTTGTGCAAAAGAATTCAAGATAGGCCTTCTGATAAACGTAACCTCCTGGGCCGCCCCATCCTGCAGAACAGAGCACAAATAAGTAGTCTAATACTATATATTCACAAAAAGTAGTTTAATACtatatattcacaaaaaagtaGTCTAATACCATATGGCAAGTTATGACATCTGTTTGTTAGCATAACTGCTCAAGAGGGTCAGACATTCTCCATGCGACTGTTTGTTAGCACTAGAGTATGCTGATAATTACTATGGACATGAACCCTACAGCCGGTGTGCTGGGATACCGGTGAGTGGTGACTAGACAGTATCAGACATCAAATCCTTCCATACGCTGGTGTCGGCCCTTGACACAACCTTGCGTTACAATATATAAGGATTGGTGAATTACTTTGGACAAAGCGTACTTTGCATGGTGGAATTTAAACTCGCAGATAACAGACGTTTTTTTATTCATAAAGTGTTTTTCAGACAGCCAGGCCCACTGTTGAAAAGCCATAAACAGTAGTACAATTCTTACATTATGATTTCATGACTTACTGAAACATGGATTACTGGCATTTAGTATCACTACGAAAGCATGTAATGCTTGAAACATATATTGGTATATGCACTTAAACCCTGCTCTCAGTGCCAACAGGCAATAGGAAGACACAACATAAAACAAAATAGATTCGACTTACCAACAGTAGGAGAGTCAGATTTCTCTCCATTTACAGAAGGTTGGCTGTTGATGGTAAGGAATCCCTTCTGGTTAATCTTCACCAGCTGGTCATCAATAATCTTTGTCTCTGGTTGAAGACCATCCAACTCAGACCATGGGCTGCTTGTAAGTTTCCCTTGACAGAAGTTCATGAAACGCTGGAAGTGACATAGAGAAGATCAGAATTCACAAGGGTtagcaaaaataaatatgccaACTTGTTTGCCATGCAGATCAATAATATATCACGCAGTTAAAAAATTACCTCACTAATGTCCTCTACAGATTTCAATGGAACAACCCATTCCTCTTGGAGCTTTTTACCACGACCACGTGGCCGTGTGAACTGTTACAAAAAAATGAATAGATAATTACATACAACTGGGATATTATGAAAAATAGTGATCACGGAAGGCGACCTTAGTAATCTTGAACAACTGATTTTTCTTGCTCTATCCTACACTTAAGGTGTAGCAGCAGGTGGCAGTATGAAAACTAAGAAAAGAGTCCGTCGTGAAACACCCTATTAGGGGACCAATAGTGTTTCCTACTGAATACATATCTCTGAATCGTATGTAAATGTCCATTCTAACTTGATTTCTTTCCGGAAAATTGTACAATATGTATCACCTTGAGAGTATAATGAAAATGTTGCACACAGCATAGGTGAAATTAAATCATTGCAGTAAACACGAAGTGTAGATTGGAACAAATGGATTCCAAAATTACCTGGTGGTCACTAAGTGCTCCATATGATGGGTTTCGGGAATCACCCCACCGCCCATGTGGGTACTGGTCCCAACCTATGGTCCTTGTAATATAGCTCTTTGGCCTGTTAGCCCTGCAGTCATTGACATTCATCAGACTAGGTTAGTATGGCACAGATTCAATCAACCTAACATAACAGGACACTTGAATCAAATACCAGAATATAGGCCGAACATCCTCTTTAACACGGAAAACGTTAGTTGGCGGCCTCCAAGGTAATGGCCTTGAAACCTTAGACTCCTCGATTAATCCAAGAttctgaagaagaaaaaacatatgTTAGCAACAAATCCCAACAAAACATGAAGTCAAGTAAGACATGTAAACTACCATCAAAATAGCTAAAGCAGATTTCTCCATGTTTAGTGTGTAAAGGTGCAAAGTCTTGATGCCA of Phragmites australis chromosome 3, lpPhrAust1.1, whole genome shotgun sequence contains these proteins:
- the LOC133913635 gene encoding methylenetetrahydrofolate reductase (NADH) 1: MKVIEKVREAAADGRTVFSFEYFPPRTEEGVENLFERMDRMVAHGSAFCDITWGAGGSTADLTLEISNRMQNMVCVETMMHLTCTNMPVEKIDHALETIKSNGIQNVLALRGDPPHGQDKFVQVEGGFACALDLVQHIRAKYGDYFGITVAGYPEAHPDAIQGEGGATLEAYSNDLAYLKRKVDAGADLIVTQLFYDTDIFLKFVNDCRQIGITCPIVPGIMPINNYKGFLRMTGFCKTKIPAEITAALDPIKDNEEAVKAYGVHLGTEMCKKILASGIKTLHLYTLNMEKSALAILMNLGLIEESKVSRPLPWRPPTNVFRVKEDVRPIFWANRPKSYITRTIGWDQYPHGRWGDSRNPSYGALSDHQFTRPRGRGKKLQEEWVVPLKSVEDISERFMNFCQGKLTSSPWSELDGLQPETKIIDDQLVKINQKGFLTINSQPSVNGEKSDSPTVGWGGPGGYVYQKAYLEFFCTKEKLDQLVEKSKEFPSLTYIAVNKEGESFLNVPVNAVNAVTWGVFPGKEIIQPTVVDSASFMVWKDEAFEIWTRGWASLFPEGDSSRELLEKVQKGYYLVSLVDNDYIHGDLFAVFKEI